The Pseudoalteromonas sp. N1230-9 genome segment CATCATTGAACGACGGCTTGCGTTATGTTGACGATTTTTTTCGCTCGTAATAGCGCGTTTTTTTGCAGACTTGATGTTAGCCAAGGTTTGCTCCTAACAATCTTAAAATAAGCTTAATTTAAAGGCCGTGGAATATGCCTGTTTTTATCATGAATGTCAACGAAATTTTGACATCTCAAGAAAAACTGCTCCTTATAACGAACATCAATTTGCCGCTTTAGCAGTTAATATCGCCATTGTAACAAAGGGTCGGGTTCGAGCCTAGTGCTTTAAAGATATTTTAGGCATAATCGCCCATCTTAGAGGTTTTTTGATAATGGGTTTAAGGTGGCAAAAGGATTATTTCGTTCTGGGATGATTGTCAGTGCAATGACGATGATCTCGCGTATTTTAGGACTAGTACGTGATGCAGTTGTAGCCAATTTATTGGGGGCAAGTGCAGCTGCTGATGTGTTTTTATTTGCTAACCGAATTCCTAACTTTTTGCGCCGTTTATTTGCTGAAGGGGCATTTGCACAAGCGTTTGTACCTGTTTTGTCTGATATTAAAGAGCAGCAAGGTGACGATAAAGTAAGATTATTTGTAGCTCAAGCAGCCGGCACCCTAGGGACAATTTTGCTCGTTGTAACTTTATTTGGTGTGATTGCCTCGCCAGTGATTGCCGCACTGTTTGGTACAGGCTGGTTTATAGACTGGTGGCAAGGGGGAGAAGATGCCGGAAAGTTCGAGCTGGCAAGCGCGCTTCTTAAACTAACTTTTCCATATTTGTTTTTTGTTAGTTTAGTTGCTCTGAGCGGTGCCGTGATGAATGTATACAATCGTTTTGCGGTCGCTGCGTTTACCCCAGTACTTTTAAATATTTCCATTATCACTTGCGCAATTTTTCTGCATGATCAGTTTTCAGTGGGTGCATATGCGCTTGCTATAGGCGTGTTTGTTGGTGGTTTAGTGCAGCTACTGTTTCAGTTACCGTTTTTGTATCGTGCCCGTATGCTGAGCCGTCCTCAATGGGCTTGGCAAGATGAAAACGTTAAAAAAGTACGAAAACTAATGCTGCCAGCGTTATTTGGCGTCTCGATTAGTCAAATAAACTTGTTGCTTGATACCATGATAGCTTCAATGTTAATGACGGGTTCCATTGCGTGGCTTTACTATTCTGACAGGTTGATTGAGTTTCCTCTTGGCCTATTCGGCATTGGTATTGCGACGGTAATTTTACCTGCACTATCTAAACTCCATAGTACGAAAAGCACACGTGATTTTCAGCACACGCTAGATTGGGGAGTGCGCTTTGTCATCTTTTTAGGCTTACCCGCCATGTTTGGCTTGATGGTGATAAGCCCATTAATCATCACCGTACTTTTCGATCATGGCGCATTTCAAAATGGTGAGATAGATCATGTTCAAGCGGTAAGTTATGGCGTAATGGCTTATTCAGTTGGCTTAGTTAGTTTTATGCTGATTAAGGTGTTAGCACCTGGTTTCTATTCGCGTCAGGACACGAAAACGCCTGTTAAAATTGGCATTAAAACGTTAGTGCTTAATATGGTCTTTAATATTATGCTAGCGCCGTTTATTGGTTATTTAGGGTTGGCACTTGCTACGTCTATGTCGGCAAGCTGTAATGCGTATTTGCTGTATCGTCAGTTGCACAAAGAAGGTGTTTATCAGTTTTCAGGCATGAGCCTTAAATTTAGTTTTAAATGTTTGTTTTCTAGTGTGTTTATGGCGGCGGTAGTTTGGTATGTTGGACAGCTCGTTGCTTGGCAAACTTGGCACTTTATGGAGCAAGTTTCGTTACTTGCAGGGTTACTCGTGTTAGCCGCATTCGTATACTTTTCGTCTTTGTTTGTAATGGGAATTCGACTAAATACGATAAAAAGTGTTGCAACTACTGAATCGAACTAAAAAAAAGATTATAATCGGCGTTTCACGCCCGATATCTGTGTTTGGGCTCGCTGATAAAGGCAAAAAGGTGGCATGGAGTTAATTAGAGGTATTCACAATATACGCGCGCAGCATTTTGGCTGTGTGTTGACTATTGGTAATTTTGATGGCGTGCATTTAGGTCATGCAGAAGTGATTAAAGGCTTGCTACAAGACGCACAGAAACATCAATTACCAAGTACTGTGATGTTATTTGAGCCTCAGCCACAAGAGTTTTTTGCTAAAGACAACGCGCCTGCACGTTTGACACGACTTCGTGATAAGCTCAGCTTACTAGCAAAGCTGGGTGTTGAACGGGTGATTTGCATTAGTTTTAATCAGCAGTTTGCCAATATGGAAGCTGAGCAATTTGTCAGCCAAGTTTTAGTTGAAAAATTAGGTGTTAAAGCACTGACTGTGGGTGATGATTTTTGTTTTGGTAAGCGTCGCCGCGGTGATTTTTCACTACTGAAAAACATGGGCACTGAGCTAAACATGGATGTGAAAAGTACGGCTAGTTTTAGAAGACTTAATGATAGAGTAAGCAGTACTCTTATTCGCCATGCGCTTGCCGCAGGGCAATTAGAAGACGCAAAAACCATGTTAGGTCATGGTTATGCGATTTCTGGGCGTGTGATTCATGGCTGGGCAAAAGGTCGTGAACTAGGCTTTAGAACAGCCAATATTGCATTAAAACGTCAAGTATGCCCAGTAAACGGGGTGTTTGCGGTACGTGCAATAGTTGGCAATAAAGAATTATTTGGGGTTGCAAATATTGGCAACAAACCCACATTTAATGGAACACGCGCATTGTTAGAAGTTCATCTTTTCGACTTTGCGCAAGATATTTACGGACAATTTATGCACGTGGAGCTGATTAAGAAGCTCCGCGATGAGAAAAAATTCGAGACATTAACACAACTGACGGCGCAGATTGCAGATGATGTAACCGCCGCGAAGCAGTGTTTTGGTTTAAACTAGGTAGCCGATACGGAAAGTAGGATTAATGAGCGACTACAAACATACTTTGAATTTACCGGAAACAGCGTTTCCAATGCGCGGCAATTTGGCACAACGTGAACCAAAGATGCTTAAGACATGGTATGAAGACGATCTTTACGGTCAAATTCGCAGCGCTAAAAAAGGTAAGAAAACCTTCATTTTGCATGACGGCCCTCCGTATGCAAACGGTGATATCCATTTAGGCCACTCGGTAAATAAAATTCTTAAAGATATTATTGTTAAGTCAAAAACCCTGTCTGACTTTGATGCACCTTATGTGCCTGGTTGGGACTGTCACGGTTTACCAATTGAGTTAATGGTTGAAAAGAAAGTCGGTAAGCCTGGCGTGAAAGTGTCTGCTGCTGAGTTCCGTGAAAAATGTCGCGAATATGCAAAAAAGCAAGTTGAAGGTCAAAAAACAGACTTTAAACGCTTAGGCGTATTTGGTGACTGGGATAAGCCTTACTTAACAATGAACTTTGACTTTGAAGCGAATGCGATTCGCGTGCTTGGTCGCATCATTAAAAATGGTCATTTACACAAAGGTGCTAAGCCTGTTCACTGGTGTACAGACTGTGGCTCAGCACTTGCTGAAGCAGAGGTTGAATACCAAGATAAACAGTCGCCAGCAATCGATGTGCGTTTTGAGTTTGCTGATCAAGATGCAGTTATTAATGCGTTTGAACTAGCAGATGGTCATCAAGGTATCGGTACTGTAAGCACCGCAATCTGGACAACAACACCGTGGACACTTCCTGCTAACCGTGCAGTAGCGGTTCATGAAAAACTTGAGTATGCCCTTGTTCAAGTTGACGATGAAGGTGCACAGCAGCGTCTAATTTTAGGTTCTGAGCTAGTTAAAGATGCTATGGACCGTTATGGATTTAAGCATTATCACGTACTTGGCTATGTGAAAGGTGCTGCACTTGAGAATTTACAGGTTGCTCACCCATTTTATGACTTCACAGTGCCAGTTATTGTTGCTGATCACGTAACAACTGATTCTGGTACGGGTGTTGTACATACTGCGCCTGGTCACGGTCAAGAAGATTTCGCGGCAGGTCTTGCTTATGGTCTAGAAGTAGCTAACCCTGTTGGTGCAAACGGTGTTTATTTACCAGACACACCAATGTTTGCTGGTCAGCACGTATTTAAAGCAAATGCGAGCGTTATTGACGTATTAACTGAAAACAATGCGTTATTGCATCACCATGCGCTTACGCACAGCTACCCACATTGCTGGCGTCATAAAACGCCAATTATCTTCCGTGCTACGCCACAGTGGTTCGTAAGTATGGATCAAGCTAACCTTCGTCAAGATTCATTAAACGAAATCAAAAAGACTGAGTGGTTACCTGAGTGGGGCGAAAGCCGCATTGCAAATATGGTTGAAGGCCGTCCTGATTGGTGTATTTCACGTCAACGTACATGGGGTGTGCCAATTGCATTATTTGTAGACAAAGACACAGGTGCGCTTCACCCAAATACCCAAGAGCTGATCGAAGAAGCTGCGAAGTTAGTTGAAAAATCAGGTATTCAAGCTTGGTATGACTTAGACCCTGCTACTTTACTTGGCGATGACGCTGAGCAATACATGAAAGTACAAGATACGCTAGATGTATGGTTCGACTCAGGTGTGACTCACGCATGTGTGGTTGATGCACGTGAAGATTTAACCGGTCCTGCTGATCTTTACTTAGAAGGTTCTGACCAACACCGTGGTTGGTTTATGTCGTCAATGATGACATCGGTTGCTATCAATGGTCATGCGCCTTACAAGCAAGTATTAACACATGGTTTTACGGTTGATGAAAATGGCCGTAAGATGTCTAAATCATTAGGCAACGTAATTTCGCCACAAAACGTGATGAACAAACTAGGTGCTGATATCTTACGTTTATGGGTTGCATCAACTGACTTTACAGCTGAAATGACTGTATCTGATGAAATCTTTAAACGTTCAGCAGACCGTTATCGTCGTATCCGTAACACCAGCCGTTATTTACTTGCGAACTTAAATGGTTTTGATCCAAAAACAGATCAAGTTGCTATTGAAGACATGGTTGAGCTTGACCGTTGGATTGTTGGCCGTGCAGCCGAGCTTCAAGATGAGATTTTAGCGGCTTACGATAAGTACCAAATGCTACTTGTAACGCAAAAGCTAATGAACTTCTGTACTGGTGAGCTAGGTTCGTTCTACCTAGATGTAATCAAAGACCGTCAGTACACAGCGAAAAGCGATAGCCACGCACGTCGTTCATGTCAAACCGCGCTTTACCACATTGCTGAAGCAATGACACGTTGGATGGCACCGATTTTAAGCTTTACTGCACAAGAAATTTGGGAAGCATTACCAGGCGAGCGTGGCAAGTTTGTATTCACTTCAGTGTGGTACGATGGCTTAAAAGCCTCTTCGCAGGGTAAGTTCAGCAACGATGATTGGTTAACAATCTTAAATGTACGTGATGAAGTTAACCGTGTATTAGAGGCAGCTCGTAAAGAAGACGTTATTGGTGCAACTCTACAAGCAAACGTAAGCATCTACGCAAGTGAAGAGTTAAGCTCTAAACTAGCTGCGTTAGGTGATGAACTACGCTTTGTATTATTAACGTCAGGCGTAACAGTTGAAACTGTAACAGCGCAGCCTGAAGGTACTCAGGCGACTGAGATTGACGGCCTATTCATTAAAGTTGCTGCAACAACCGCTGAAAAATGTGAGCGTTGTTGGCATTACTGTGATGATGTAGGTGCTAACCCTGCTCATCCTGAAATCTGTGGTCGTTGTGTAAGCAATGTTGACGGCGATGGTGAACAGCGTCAGTTCGCATAGGAGTTGTTTGTGAGCAAACTAGCCGGAAAAAGTGGCTTGGTTTGGTTATGGCTGAGTCTACTACTTTTAGTAGTAGACCACGCGACAAAAACACTTGTCGTTAATACCATGGCCTACAAAGAGTCGATAGATATTCTGCCTTTTTTTAATTTCACTTATGTACATAATTATGGTGCAGCCTTCAGCTTTTTAAGTGACTCTGGAGGTTGGCAGCGCTGGTTTTTTAGTCTGATAGCTGTGTCGATCAGTGTACTTTTAGTGTGGTGGCTTAAACGCTTACCAGCGACAAACAAGGTATTGTGCTCAGCTTATGCATTGGTGTTAGCAGGGGCTATTGGCAATTTATACGACCGTATTGCTTATGGTTATGTCATTGACTTCTTGCACGTCTATTATGAAAACTGGCACTTTCCTGTTTTTAATATTGCTGATTGTGCCATTTGTATTGGTGCCGCATTACTTTTATTTGATGCCTTTACAGGCGAAAGTCCTAAGGAGCAAAAAGCATGAGCCAAGCAGTAATTGGTAATAACTCTGAAGTGATCTTTCATTTCTCAATTAAGTTAGAAGATGGCTCAGCAGCTGATTCTACTAAAGTTCATAATAAACCAGCTAAATTGCGAATGGGTGACGGAAGCCTAACAGAGAACTTTGAAAAATGTTTGTTAGGTTTAGCGGCAGGTGACAATAAATCTTTTGAACTTGAGCCAGAGGATGCATTTGGCCAACCTAATCCTGATAACATTTATTATGTTGACCGCAGCAAGTTTGGCGCAGATACGCCAGCTGAAGTTGGCAATATAATCGCGTTTACTCAACCAGACGGTACTGAATTACCTGGTCTTGTTCGTGAAGTACAAGGTGAGTCTGTAACGATTGATTTTAACCACCCTTTGGCTGGTCAACGTTTGACTTTTGAAGTTGAGATTTTAGAGGTAGCGGGCTGATGGATATTTTATTAGCCAATCCGCGCGGTTTTTGCGCGGGTGTTGACCGCGCAATTAGTATTGTTGAGCGTGCACTCGATATCTTCGAAAAGCCTATCTATGTTCGCCACGAAGTTGTGCATAATCGTTATGTGGTTGATGGTTTAAAAAATCGTGGCGCTGTTTTTGTTGAAGAGCTTGACCAAGTGCCTGACGATAGCATTGTTATTTTTAGTGCCCATGGTGTATCGCAAGCTGTTCGCAACGAAGCAAAACGCCGTGAATTAAAAGTGTTTGATGCAACCTGTCCGCTGGTCACTAAAGTTCATATGGAAGTAACTCGTGCGAGTAAAAAAGGCATAGAGTGTGTGTTGATTGGCCACCATGGGCACCCAGAAGTTGAAGGCACCATGGGGCAGTATGACAACGAAGCGGGTGGTATTTACTTAGTAGAAACCCCTGAAGATGTCGAAAAGCTGAGTGTTAAAAACCCTGAAAACTTATTTTACTGTAGCCAAACGACATTATCTGTAGATGATACAGCTGATGTGATTGATGCACTACGTGCTAAGTTTCCAGCCATTGATGGCCCACGCAAAGATGATATTTGTTACGCAACGCAAAACCGCCAAGACGCAGTCCGTGATTTAGCGGATAAAGTGGATGTATTACTTGTTGTGGGAGCAAAAAATAGCTCTAACTCAAACCGTCTACGCGAGCTTGCTGATAAAATGGGCACGAAGGCGCATTTGATTGATGATGCAAGTAACGTTGAAGCGGATTGGTTCGACAATGTCAATGCGGTGGGTGTTACTGCCGGCGCATCTGCACCTGAAGTTCTGGTTCAGCAAGTTATTGCGCGCCTGAAAGAATTAGGCGGTAATCAAGTTGTTGAAAACCCTGGTGAAGAAGAAAATATAGTATTTGCCGTTCCTGTTGAGCTACGCTAATCTAAGCGGATAACTGTGAACAAAAAATAGGAGAGCCCATGAGCAAACAGCCAACTAAAAACGGTTTGCTGATTGAGGCTCTTTTTCAATCCAGAGGGGTACTCGCAACCCTTGTTGTTAGCCAAACCATTGCTGTTTTATTGGCTTTTTCGCCTGCCAGTTATGGCGATGTGTGGCTTCGCCTAGCTGTTTTTAGTTTCTTTTTACACCTTGTTTTTCTGACTAGCGTTGCCGTGCTTTATTTATCGAGAGGGCAGCTCGTTAGATTATCTAATACATGGCAAGTTATTGTCTTAAGTTCCTTACTTCTTTTATTAACATGCTTGTACAGCTTTCTTGTACTCAGTCTTTTTGATGAGCTTTACCAGGTTGACTCCCTAGCTCATTTTTTAGCAAGCAATATGCTGATTATCTTTTTAGTGACAGTGCTTTTTGTACAGTTTATTTCTATTCATAATCAAAAAGAGCAGCAGACAAAAGCGTTAATCCAAGCAGAGCTGGATGCTTTACAGGCACGTATTAGACCGCATTTTTTATTTAACAGTTTAAATACCGCGGCAGAACTGACCCACCATGATGCTAATGCGGCTGAGCAGGCTATTTTAGCTTTAGCCGCCTTGTCGCAGGCAGCAATGAGAAGCGGTAAGGCAATTAGTTTAAGTGATGAAATAAGCTTATGTCAGCAATATATTAGCTTAGAAAAATGGCGTTATGGTGAGCGCTTAGTGGTGTGTTGGCAATTACCTGATGAAATACCAGCATTGGATATTCCCTGTTTAACAATTCAGCCCCTGATTGAAAATGCTGTTTGCTATGGTGTCGAGCCGGCAGATAAGGGAGCGAGGATTTATATTTCTATGCATGTTTCAGATAAAAGTTACACGTTTATAATTACTAATCCGCTTTACAAAAATAAGGGTGCTTTGCCAAGTGGTAACGGTATGGCGCTTGAAAATATTCGCCAGCGTTTAGGGCTTTTTTATAACTATAAAGCTCAGTTACTGACTACTCAAAGAGAGGGGGAATTTAGAGTGAAACTTGTGCTACCAAGGCTAAAAATACAATGATAAGTACATTAATTGTTGATGATGAACCGCTAGCACGGGCCCGTATAAAACGCTTACTCGCAGCACATCCTCAATATGATGTAATAGCCGATGCTGAGAATGGTGAGTTGGCAGTTAAGTTATGCCAACAGTTACAACCTGATTTAGTACTCTTAGATATTAATATGCCAAAGTGCTCAGGAATGGACGTTGCTGCTGTGTTGAAACAGCTTACTATTCCACCTGCCGTGGTGTTTTTAACAGCACACCCTGAACATGCACTCGAAGCTTTCGAGCTTGCTGTTGATGGTTATTTAGTAAAACCTGTTACAGCGGATGCATTATCGAAAACGCTGTCTCAACTGAGAAGATTAAATCGTGCCCAAGTGAGTAAAAGTGACGACCTTTATATTAGCTATCAACTTGCAGGGGTCATTAAGCGAGTGCATATTGAAGATTTAATTTGTTGTACGGCTGAGCAAAAATATACGCGTTTAACCTTTGACGGAGGCGAGGCCCTAGTCGAGCAAAGTTTAAAGCAGCTAGAGTTACAGTACCCAGCGCAATTAATGCGCATTCACCGTAATACATTGGTGAATAAAAACCGAATTTACAGTATGGCCCATGATGACGGTGTGCACTCGTTGATGCTAGATGGTGCGTCGACAAAATTCGTCATTAGTCGGCGTGAAGTAAAGACGGTTAAGGCTATTATGGGTAAATAGCTTGGCTCAATGTACCGCTTATCAATAAAAACGACCGTTCATCCATTCTTATATTGCTATTTACTGACCCCATCTTATGCTTAATCTATGGAAAAGTATGAGTTGAATTCATCATGTTAAACAAATCACAAGCCCAAGGCTTTACGCTAATCGAAGTGCTTATTGCTTTTGTGATCTTAAGTTTTGGTTTACTCGGGGCTGTGGCACTTCAAGCAAAGGCAAAGCAAGCGAGTTTTGACTCAATGCAGCGTGCAGCGGCTATTGCATTGGGTAACGATATTATCCAGCGAATGCGTGCAAACGATACGGCAGGATTTGCAGGTCGTTACAACGGAACATTAACCAGTGACACACCATTAAATACTAATTTACAGTGCTTTAATAACGCTTGCTCTGCAGAGCAAGTAGCAGCACTTGATAAACAGCAGTGGGTGAGAGCTATTCAAGCGCGTGAGAATACGGGCGCTTTAGACGATACAACCGTGTGTATAAATGCAGCGTCGCTGGGCACAGCAAATGAATTTAATATTGAAGTGGTTATTAGTTGGCAAGGACGTCAAGAGATCAAAGCAAACAGCGATACAGCAGCGGTTGATTGCGGCGCATTGAATGATAAACGACGCTTAATTGTACTTGAAAGTTATATATATCTAAGGTCTTGATATGAAAAAGCATATTGGCTTTACATTGGTCGAAATGATGGTTGCACTGTTTATAGGTGGCTTGGTGTTGGGCGGAGTTATGTTTACTTATTTGAGCATGAAAGTCACAACCCGAGACACAATGACAATAGGCGAGCTTCAAGAAACAGGCCGCCTTGCAATCAATATAATGCAGCGTGACATTGAGCAAATAGGTTTTTGGGGAACATATTACGAAAAATCAATGACATCTGAAAATACGGATACTTTAACCAATCCTGGTAACGATTGTTTTGGGGGGCTCAATAACGGCAGTTTCCCTGACGCGGCATCCGTTACTAACTTTCGCTCTGTTTATGCGGTAAATACAAGCGACAATACCGCATTAAGCTGCATTAATAATGTAAAAAAAGATACCGACGTTCTGCAAGTAAAGTTTTTAGAAGGCTTAGAGATAGCACCTGCTGATACAAACAATAATTTTTACTATTTTATTGCTGAACAAGATAGAGGTGAGTTTCGTCGGGGCCCAGTTGATGCTGCGAGCATAAGTGGTAATGCGACTGTATGGCGGTATCGTCATCATGTTTACTATATTTCTGAGCAAACATTCACCATCAATGAACAGCAAGTTTCTGTACCTGTACTGATGCGCAAACGATTAAGACCTGGCTCCGGAATGGTGACCGAAACCATTATGGAAGGTGTTGAAGACATACGTTTTGTATTTGGCCTAGATACAACAAATAACAGCCGGGTTGATACCTACAAAAGCATTGAAAATATGACTAATTCTGATTGGGAAAATCGTCAAAGTATTTTAACCGTTCAAGTCTTTTTACTCACAAGGTCGTTAATACCTGATGCAAATCTAAAGTTGCAAAATCAAACCTACATGTTGGGCGAAGATACAAATAAGCGAGAGCTTACATTTAATGATAATTTCAGGCGTGCATTGTTCACCACGACGATCCGCTTAAATAATGTTGGAGCAAACCTATGGCGCATTTAGTATCGATAAAAAAACAGCAAGGTGTTGTGCTGATTGTTGCCTTGATTATGGTTGTAGCTGTAACTGGAATAGCGGTTACTTTAATGAGTAGCAGTAGCATTGATATAAAAATTACGAATGCGGCTCAAGAGCGGGATGCCGCAGAGAACAAACTAATCGGTATTGTTCAAGAGGTTATTGCAAAAGAAGCGCTTGAAGACGGTAAAAGTGCGTTTTTATTGAAACCCGCAAAAATACCCGCTGAGGGTTTTAAAATGAATAAAGTTGATAATGAGACAAGCACACTTAAAAATATGAACAAAGGGCCATCAGCACTACTTTGCCCTCGCAAGTTTGATCCGACCCCTGGTATTGTTTGTAATATGGTGCAAATTGACACAAGCCTTACTTATGGTTCCAAGAGCAAGCACACATTAACCGTTGTCACAGGTGTTGCCCAAGAGATGGCGAACGTGAATTCGGGTGGTTAACTGGAGATCTATGATGAAAATTAAACGTTTAACTCGCAGTATACTGCTCGGTTTCATAACGCTATCTGGTATGTCGGTGCAAGCAGAAGATATTGAGCTCTATGTTAACCATAATGTAGATTTAGATGAGAGACCACGCGTTCTGATTGTGTTTGATACGTCAGGAAGTATGGCATTTTCAACAGCCACAGGTAACAGTTGCGGCTATAACTATTATACCGGCTACGTAGTATGTCCTGATAGTCGCTTGGGGGTTGCACAGGGTGCAATTACCAGCTTGGTTGATGACAATGACGATATTGATTTTGGCTTGATGAGGTTTAATGGTACAGAAGGGGGCTATGTACTCGCAGGTATTGGCTCATCGACATCACTTTTAAAGCAAACTCTTTCAGCTCTCCCTGCTGATGGCGGTACGCCCCTAACGGAGACATTATGGGAGGCATATCTCTATATTACAGGGCAAAGCGTATTTTATGGACAAAACGTCAGTGAAGCCCAGCGTGACACAACTATTGAAACAAGGGGTCAATCAGGACCGTGGTGGCGACCTAGGTATAGCTATACTTATAACTCACCTTTTGATACTACAGAAGAAGCCAAACGTTGTGATAATTCAGTTAACGTTATTTATATGACCGATGGGGATCCTTCTGCTGACCAAGATGGTGAGCAAAATAGTAATATTAGCGCTTTGTATAACACTCATTTTAATCAATATCTATCTAGTACAGACAAAATAGCCGGTGTATACCTACACAAGCTTGCTCAGATTATTCACGGTACTGAGGATGTTGACGTGGATTTATTTCCTTCAACACCAGATATTCATGAAACAGGGCGAGTTTACACGATCGGTTTTGGTAGCGGTATGAGTAATAATGGTAAGCGCTTACTATCAGAGACTGCAAAGCTAGGGGGCGGACAATACCTACATGCCAATACCTCTGAGCAACTATCGCAGGCACTTAAAAACACCATAACCCAAATTCGTGAAGTAAACGATAGTTTTACCTCTCCGTCCATCGCGAGT includes the following:
- the pilV gene encoding type IV pilus modification protein PilV, with translation MLNKSQAQGFTLIEVLIAFVILSFGLLGAVALQAKAKQASFDSMQRAAAIALGNDIIQRMRANDTAGFAGRYNGTLTSDTPLNTNLQCFNNACSAEQVAALDKQQWVRAIQARENTGALDDTTVCINAASLGTANEFNIEVVISWQGRQEIKANSDTAAVDCGALNDKRRLIVLESYIYLRS
- a CDS encoding PilW family protein, producing MKKHIGFTLVEMMVALFIGGLVLGGVMFTYLSMKVTTRDTMTIGELQETGRLAINIMQRDIEQIGFWGTYYEKSMTSENTDTLTNPGNDCFGGLNNGSFPDAASVTNFRSVYAVNTSDNTALSCINNVKKDTDVLQVKFLEGLEIAPADTNNNFYYFIAEQDRGEFRRGPVDAASISGNATVWRYRHHVYYISEQTFTINEQQVSVPVLMRKRLRPGSGMVTETIMEGVEDIRFVFGLDTTNNSRVDTYKSIENMTNSDWENRQSILTVQVFLLTRSLIPDANLKLQNQTYMLGEDTNKRELTFNDNFRRALFTTTIRLNNVGANLWRI
- a CDS encoding pilus assembly PilX family protein, which translates into the protein MAHLVSIKKQQGVVLIVALIMVVAVTGIAVTLMSSSSIDIKITNAAQERDAAENKLIGIVQEVIAKEALEDGKSAFLLKPAKIPAEGFKMNKVDNETSTLKNMNKGPSALLCPRKFDPTPGIVCNMVQIDTSLTYGSKSKHTLTVVTGVAQEMANVNSGG